In a single window of the Syngnathus typhle isolate RoL2023-S1 ecotype Sweden linkage group LG19, RoL_Styp_1.0, whole genome shotgun sequence genome:
- the uba5 gene encoding ubiquitin-like modifier-activating enzyme 5 isoform X2, which translates to MATLEELKLRVRELENELIKCQQKQCAAEQQHRPKIEKMSAEVVDSNPYSRLMALKRMGIVDNYERIRTFTVAVVGVGGVGSVTAEMLTRCGIGKLLLFDYDKVELANMNRLFFQPHQAGLSKVEAAEHTLRNINPDVRFETHNYNITTLDNFDHFMERLSHGGLDDSKAVDLVLSCVDNFEARMAINTACNELGQTWMESGVSENAVSGHIQLINPGETACFACAPPLVVAANIDEKTLKREGVCAASLPTTMGVVAGILVQNVLNMAMKPNPQCNDRHCRRQQEVYEKREAERPKTEVVQEEEEVLHEDNEWGIELVVSEEANGEEETAAVADLPEGITLAYTVPAAAAGDGEMVEETEQSLEDLMAQMRKL; encoded by the exons ATGGCGACGCTGGAGGAACTGAAGCTACGGGTGAGGGAATTGGAGAACGAACTGATAAAGTGTCAGCAAAAGCAGTGCGCCGCCGAGCAGCAACACAGACCCAAAATCGAAAAGATGAGCGCAGAGGTTGTCGATTCCAACCCTTACAG TCGCCTAATGGCGCTGAAGAGAATGGGCATTGTTGATAACTACGAG CGCATCCGGACGTTCACGGTAGCCGTGGTTGGGGTCGGGGGAGTGGGCAGCGTGACAGCCGAAATGCTCACTCGGTGTGGCATCGGTAAG CTGCTGCTGTTCGATTACGATAAGGTGGAGCTCGCCAACATGAACCGACTCTTCTTCCAGCCGCATCAGGCAGGCCTCAGCAAAGTGGAGGCCGCGGAACACACGCTAAG AAACATCAATCCGGACGTGCGGTTTGAGACCCACAACTACAACATCACCACCTTGGACAATTTCGACCACTTCATGGAGCGTCTCAG TCACGGAGGCCTGGACGACAGCAAGGCTGTGGATTTAGTCCTGAGCTGTGTGGACAACTTCGAAGCCCGCATGGCCATCAACACA GCTTGTAATGAGCTCGGACAGACCTGGATGGAGTCTGGTGTCAGCGAGAACGCCGTGTCGGGACACATACAGCTCATCAACCCGGGAGAGACGGCGTGCTTCGCT TGCGCGCCTCCTCTGGTGGTGGCTGCCAACATCGACGAGAAGACACTCAAGAGGGAGGGCGTGTGCGCCGCCAGCTTGCCCACGACCATGGGCGTTGTCGCTGGCATCCTGGTCCAAAATGTCCTCAA CATGGCTATGAAGCCCAACCCGCAGTGCAACGACCGCCACTGCCGAAGACAGCAGGAGGTGTACGAG AAGCGGGAAGCCGAGCGACCCAAGACTGAGGTCGtccaggaagaagaggaggtgcTGCACGAGGACAACGAATGGGGCATCGAACTGGTGGTGTCAGAGGAGGCCAACGGGGAGGAGGAGACGGCGGCCGTCGCCGACCTCCCCGAAGG
- the uba5 gene encoding ubiquitin-like modifier-activating enzyme 5 isoform X1, with protein MATLEELKLRVRELENELIKCQQKQCAAEQQHRPKIEKMSAEVVDSNPYSRLMALKRMGIVDNYERIRTFTVAVVGVGGVGSVTAEMLTRCGIGKLLLFDYDKVELANMNRLFFQPHQAGLSKVEAAEHTLRNINPDVRFETHNYNITTLDNFDHFMERLSHGGLDDSKAVDLVLSCVDNFEARMAINTACNELGQTWMESGVSENAVSGHIQLINPGETACFACAPPLVVAANIDEKTLKREGVCAASLPTTMGVVAGILVQNVLKYLLKFGRVTYYLGYNAMQDFFPSMAMKPNPQCNDRHCRRQQEVYEKREAERPKTEVVQEEEEVLHEDNEWGIELVVSEEANGEEETAAVADLPEGITLAYTVPAAAAGDGEMVEETEQSLEDLMAQMRKL; from the exons ATGGCGACGCTGGAGGAACTGAAGCTACGGGTGAGGGAATTGGAGAACGAACTGATAAAGTGTCAGCAAAAGCAGTGCGCCGCCGAGCAGCAACACAGACCCAAAATCGAAAAGATGAGCGCAGAGGTTGTCGATTCCAACCCTTACAG TCGCCTAATGGCGCTGAAGAGAATGGGCATTGTTGATAACTACGAG CGCATCCGGACGTTCACGGTAGCCGTGGTTGGGGTCGGGGGAGTGGGCAGCGTGACAGCCGAAATGCTCACTCGGTGTGGCATCGGTAAG CTGCTGCTGTTCGATTACGATAAGGTGGAGCTCGCCAACATGAACCGACTCTTCTTCCAGCCGCATCAGGCAGGCCTCAGCAAAGTGGAGGCCGCGGAACACACGCTAAG AAACATCAATCCGGACGTGCGGTTTGAGACCCACAACTACAACATCACCACCTTGGACAATTTCGACCACTTCATGGAGCGTCTCAG TCACGGAGGCCTGGACGACAGCAAGGCTGTGGATTTAGTCCTGAGCTGTGTGGACAACTTCGAAGCCCGCATGGCCATCAACACA GCTTGTAATGAGCTCGGACAGACCTGGATGGAGTCTGGTGTCAGCGAGAACGCCGTGTCGGGACACATACAGCTCATCAACCCGGGAGAGACGGCGTGCTTCGCT TGCGCGCCTCCTCTGGTGGTGGCTGCCAACATCGACGAGAAGACACTCAAGAGGGAGGGCGTGTGCGCCGCCAGCTTGCCCACGACCATGGGCGTTGTCGCTGGCATCCTGGTCCAAAATGTCCTCAA GTATTTGTTGAAGTTCGGTCGCGTCACTTATTACCTGGGCTACAACGCCATGCAGGATTTCTTTCCTAGCATGGCTATGAAGCCCAACCCGCAGTGCAACGACCGCCACTGCCGAAGACAGCAGGAGGTGTACGAG AAGCGGGAAGCCGAGCGACCCAAGACTGAGGTCGtccaggaagaagaggaggtgcTGCACGAGGACAACGAATGGGGCATCGAACTGGTGGTGTCAGAGGAGGCCAACGGGGAGGAGGAGACGGCGGCCGTCGCCGACCTCCCCGAAGG
- the nphp3 gene encoding nephrocystin-3 isoform X2: MDDLTTPVRPQHKFNEHRLKKYLCTNLFVSNDDTLDVRQYSAGQSNPTFLIQTPSKSYVLRKKPPGALLPGAHKVDREYRVQKALHSAGFPVPQPLLHCTDMDVMGTEFYLMEHVVGRVFRDLRLPGVIPAERAALYVAAVEVLAKLHSLDLASLKLDGYGKGAGYCRRQVSTWTKQYTASAHRDIPAVNELSSWLMSNLPVEDQEVTLVHGDFRVDNLVFHPSEARVLAVLDWELSTSGQPLADLAYFLMPHYWPFSLNILSSMGSLKGIEGIPSVDDLISIYKCCRGVPSPLPCLNFYLALSFFKMAGIAQGVYARHLLGNASAPNAAELGQCVEPLAVLALQLAQRPPEAAQEARLFLQTAKGQAVLQQVKDFMRQHVLPAQKEVAEYYIKYAHSPLRWNTPQIIEALKVKAREAGLWNLFLPAASGLSQLDYAHIAEETGRCFFAPEVFNCQAPDTGNMEVLHMFGSEEHKKTWLEPLLRGEIRSCFCMTEPEVASSDATNIACSLHRDEDQFVINGKKWWSSGAGHPRCKVAIVMCRSAPEETGSRHARHTMILVPMDTPGVKLIRPLTVFGQEDAIHGGHFEVHFENVRVAAASIIFGEGRGFEIAQGRLGPGRLHHCMRAVGLAERALELLCQRAASRRAFGKKLYQHEVVAHWIAECRLLIEQTRLLTLCAAHALDTLGSRAARKQIALIKVAAGRMACKVVDCAIQVFGGAGVSGDFPLAQMYSYARTLRVADGPDEVHLSTIARLELRDQLAKAKL, encoded by the exons ATGGACGACTTGACGACTCCCGTGCGTCCGCAGCATAAATTCAACGAGCATAGACTCAAAAAGTATCTGTGCACCAATTTGTTCGTGTCAAACGACGACACGTTAGATGTCAGGCAGTACAG TGCGGGGCAGTCGAATCCCACTTTCCTGATTCAAACACCTTCCAAAAGTTATGTTCTAAGGAAGAAGCCACCCGGTGCGTTGCTACCTGGCGCACACAAG GTGGACAGGGAATATCGTGTCCAGAAGGCATTGCATTCCGCTGGTTTCCCCGTGCCTCAGCCCCTTCtccactgcaccgacatggacgTCATGGGAACAGAGTTCTACCTGATGGAGCACGTTGTG GGCCGCGTGTTTCGGGATCTTCGTCTGCCCGGAGTGATCCCGGCGGAGAGGGCGGCTCTGTACGTGGCAGCAGTGGAAGTTTTGGCCAAACTGCATTCATTGGACCTGGCGTCCCTGAAGCTAGACGGCTACGGGAAAGGAGCGGGATACTGTAGGAGACAG GTGTCCACATGGACCAAGCAGTACACGGCCTCGGCTCACCGAGACATCCCTGCCGTGAACGAGCTCTCCTCGTGGTTGATGAGCAACCTGCCCGTTGAGGATCAGGAGGTCACGCTGGTCCACGGTGATTTCCGAGTGGACAACTTGGTATTCCATCCGAGCGAG GCTCGGGTGCTGGCGGTGCTGGACTGGGAGTTGTCCACCAGCGGGCAGCCTCTGGCGGACCTGGCCTACTTCCTCATGCCTCACTACTGGCCCTTCAGCCTCAACATATTGAGCTCTATGGGTAGCTTGAAAGGAATAGAAG GTATCCCCTCAGTGGACGATTTGATTTCCATTTATAAATGCTGCCGGGGGGTCCCGTCACCTTTGCCCTGCCTAAATTTCTACTTGGCGCTGTCCTTCTTCAAAATGGCAGGAATCGCTCAG GGTGTTTATGCCCGCCACCTGCTGGGCAATGCCAGCGCTCCCAATGCCGCCGAGTTAGGCCAGTGCGTCGAGCCCTTGGCTGTGCTCGCCCTGCAGCTGGCGCAGAG GCCTCCGGAGGCCGCGCAGGAAGCCCGGCTGTTTCTGCAGACGGCCAAAGGCCAGGCAGTGCTCCAGCAGGTGAAGGACTTTATGAGGCAGCACGTGCTTCCCGCACAGAAG GAAGTAGCGGAGTACTACATCAAGTATGCTCACTCGCCCCTGAGGTGGAACACCCCCCAAATAATCGAAGCTCTAAAG GTGAAAGCTCGAGAGGCAGGATTATGGAATCTCTTCCTGCCGGCGGCCAGCGGCCTCTCTCAGCTGGACTACGCCCACATCGCCGAGGAGACCGGACGCTGCTTCTTTGCTCCGGAAGTATTTAACTGCCAGGCGCCGG ACACAGGCAACATGGAGGTGCTGCACATGTTTGGCAGCGAGGAACACAAGAAGACGTGGCTGGAACCTCTGCTCAGAGGAGAGATACGCTCCTGCTTCTGCATGACAG AGCCTGAGGTGGCGTCCAGCGATGCCACCAACATTGCTTGCAGTCTCCACCGTGACGAGGACCAGTTTGTCATCAACGGAAAGAAGTGGTGGAGCAGCG GTGCGGGGCATCCTCGATGCAAAGTGGCCATTGTGATGTGTAGGAGCGCCCCCGAGGAGACCGGCAGCAG ACATGCCAGACACACTATGATCCTGGTGCCAATGGACACGCCGGGCGTGAAGTTGATCAGGCCTCTCACAGTGTTTGGACAAGAGG ACGCGATCCACGGGGGCCATTTTGAAGTGCACTTTGAGAACGTGCGCGTAGCCGCCGCCAGCATTATATTCG GCGAGGGTCGAGGCTTTGAAATCGCTCAGGGACGTCTGGGTCCGGGCCGGCTGCATCACTGCATGAGAGCCGTGGGCCTGGCGGAGCGGGCGCTGGAACTGCTGTGCCAACGCGCAGCCTCCAGGCGAGCCTTTGGCAAGAAGCTCTATCAACAC gaaGTGGTCGCTCACTGGATCGCAGAGTGCCGACTCCTGATTGAGCAAACGCGCCTCCTCACACTCTGTGCCGCACATGCGCTCGACACGCTCGGCAGCCGTGCCGCACGCAAGCAG ATTGCGCTGATCAAAGTGGCAGCGGGCAGAATGGCGTGCAAAGTGGTGGACTGTGCCATCCAAGTGTTTGGGGGTGCCGGTGTTTCTGGAGACTTCCCTCTGGCGCAGAT GTATTCCTACGCAAGAACTCTGCGTGTTGCTGACGGACCAGATGAGGTGCACTTGTCCACCATCGCCCGTCTGGAGCTGAGGGATCAATTGGCCAAAGCCAAGCTGTGA
- the ackr4b gene encoding atypical chemokine receptor 4b isoform X1, translated as MEDYSYHDDEDLGHNDSYDYSYDHSVCDKEAVRSFAGVFLPVIYSLALVVGLAGNALVVAVYASRSRLRTFTDVCILNLAGSDLLLLVTLPFWAADAVHGWRLGPAACKLTSFLYSANFSCGMLLLACIGVDRYRAVAHAATGRSSRGARLRRQWILACLALWGAAIFLGLPELLFSTVKHSHYRMYCTAVYPASMGRPAKASLELLEVSLRFALPFLVMAVCYCRVGRALARAPGVRRDKKWRALRVLLAVVAVFLLTQLPYNVVKLCRALDIIYMLVTNCEVSKGLDRALQVTESLALTHACVNPLLYAFIGSSFKGRVLKTAKQLGRRFGRRAGREEGEPAVEISLNVRNQNQSQSGSEEPDTSTFSV; from the coding sequence ATGGAGGATTACTCGTACCATGACGATGAGGACCTCGGCCACAACGACAGCTACGACTACAGCTACGACCACTCGGTCTGCGACAAGGAGGCGGTGCGCTCCTTTGCCGGCGTCTTCCTCCCGGTCATCTACTCGTTGGCTCTGGTGGTGGGCCTGGCGGGCAACGCCCTGGTGGTGGCGGTGTACGCTTCCCGCTCACGCCTGCGCACTTTCACCGACGTCTGCATCCTGAACCTGGCCGGGTCGGACCTGCTCCTGCTAGTCACCTTGCCcttctgggcggctgacgccgTTCACGGCTGGAGGTTGGGGCCGGCCGCCTGCAAGCTCACCTCCTTCCTCTACAGCGCCAACTTCAGCTGCGGCATGCTGCTTCTGGCGTGCATCGGCGTGGACCGCTACCGCGCGGTGGCTCACGCCGCGACCGGCAGGTCCAGCAGGGGCGCCCGGCTGCGGAGGCAGTGGATTCTGGCGTGCTTGGCGCTGTGGGGGGCGGCTATCTTTCTGGGGCTCCCGGAACTGCTCTTCTCCACCGTCAAGCATTCCCATTACAGGATGTACTGCACCGCCGTGTACCCGGCAAGCATGGGACGGCCCGCCAAGGCTAGCCTGGAGCTGCTGGAAGTGAGTCTTCGCTTTGCGCTGCCGTTCCTGGTGATGGCGGTGTGCTACTGCCGGGTGGGCCGGGCCCTGGCCCGAGCGCCCGGGGTGCGGCGGGACAAAAAGTGGCGGGCCTTACGCGTTCTCTTGGCGGTGGTGGCCGTCTTCTTGCTAACGCAGCTTCCCTACAACGTGGTGAAGCTTTGCAGAGCGCTGGACATCATCTACATGCTGGTGACCAACTGCGAGGTCAGCAAGGGCCTGGACCGTGCCTTGCAGGTGACTGAGAGCCTGGCGTTGACCCACGCCTGCGTCAACCCACTCCTTTACGCTTTCATCGGGTCCTCCTTCAAGGGCCGCGTCCTCAAAACCGCAAAGCAGCTCGGACGGCGTTTCGGGAGACGCGCCGGACGAGAGGAGGGCGAGCCGGCGGTAGAGATCTCGCTCAACGTGCGCAACCAAAACCAGTCGCAGTCTGGTTCAGAGGAACCGGACACCAGCACATTCAGCGTGTAA
- the ackr4b gene encoding atypical chemokine receptor 4b isoform X2, which produces MEDYSYHDDEDLGHNDSYDYSYDHSVCDKEAVRSFAGVFLPVIYSLALVVGLAGNALVVAVYASRSRLRTFTDVCILNLAGSDLLLLVTLPFWAADAVHGWRLGPAACKLTSFLYSANFSCGMLLLACIGVDRYRAVAHAATGRSSRGARLRRQWILACLALWGAAIFLGLPELLFSTVKHSHYRMYCTAVYPASMGRPAKASLELLEVSLRFALPFLVMAVCYCRVGRALARAPGVRRDKKWRALRVLLAVVAVFLLTQLPYNVVKLCRALDIIYMLVTNCEVSKGLDRALQGRVLKTAKQLGRRFGRRAGREEGEPAVEISLNVRNQNQSQSGSEEPDTSTFSV; this is translated from the exons ATGGAGGATTACTCGTACCATGACGATGAGGACCTCGGCCACAACGACAGCTACGACTACAGCTACGACCACTCGGTCTGCGACAAGGAGGCGGTGCGCTCCTTTGCCGGCGTCTTCCTCCCGGTCATCTACTCGTTGGCTCTGGTGGTGGGCCTGGCGGGCAACGCCCTGGTGGTGGCGGTGTACGCTTCCCGCTCACGCCTGCGCACTTTCACCGACGTCTGCATCCTGAACCTGGCCGGGTCGGACCTGCTCCTGCTAGTCACCTTGCCcttctgggcggctgacgccgTTCACGGCTGGAGGTTGGGGCCGGCCGCCTGCAAGCTCACCTCCTTCCTCTACAGCGCCAACTTCAGCTGCGGCATGCTGCTTCTGGCGTGCATCGGCGTGGACCGCTACCGCGCGGTGGCTCACGCCGCGACCGGCAGGTCCAGCAGGGGCGCCCGGCTGCGGAGGCAGTGGATTCTGGCGTGCTTGGCGCTGTGGGGGGCGGCTATCTTTCTGGGGCTCCCGGAACTGCTCTTCTCCACCGTCAAGCATTCCCATTACAGGATGTACTGCACCGCCGTGTACCCGGCAAGCATGGGACGGCCCGCCAAGGCTAGCCTGGAGCTGCTGGAAGTGAGTCTTCGCTTTGCGCTGCCGTTCCTGGTGATGGCGGTGTGCTACTGCCGGGTGGGCCGGGCCCTGGCCCGAGCGCCCGGGGTGCGGCGGGACAAAAAGTGGCGGGCCTTACGCGTTCTCTTGGCGGTGGTGGCCGTCTTCTTGCTAACGCAGCTTCCCTACAACGTGGTGAAGCTTTGCAGAGCGCTGGACATCATCTACATGCTGGTGACCAACTGCGAGGTCAGCAAGGGCCTGGACCGTGCCTTGCAG GGCCGCGTCCTCAAAACCGCAAAGCAGCTCGGACGGCGTTTCGGGAGACGCGCCGGACGAGAGGAGGGCGAGCCGGCGGTAGAGATCTCGCTCAACGTGCGCAACCAAAACCAGTCGCAGTCTGGTTCAGAGGAACCGGACACCAGCACATTCAGCGTGTAA